One Burkholderia gladioli genomic window, CCCGCGCCGAGGCGGCGGGATTGGTGCCGCGCACGGCGTCGCGCAGCAGCTTGCGGAACTGGTAGAGCCCGGCGTCGAAGCGGGTCGGATGTTCGAGCGCATGCACGGCGATCGGGCGCTGGCTGATGATGGCCTCGTAGTCGCCGGGCGCGTATTGCGCCTGCTTGTAGTTGGGGCGCTCCCGGTGGTTGGACGGGATCGGCGGCAGGTCCTCGAGCTTGTAGTTGCCGAAGCGCTCGGGCCGGCGCAGCGCCACCTGGCCTTCCAGGAAGTCGATCGACTCGTAGCCCACCAATTCCTTGTTGCCGACGCCGCGCGTGTCGATGCCGGGGCCCATCACGCGCCAGCCGATCATCTTGCTGTTCTCGTCGTCGACCGGCACGGTCCAGCGGATGATGTGGAAGCGGCTGAACAGCTTCTTGCGCGAGCCGTCCTCGGACGTGTAGGCGTGCAGGCTCAGGTTCGGCAGCACCTGGTGCTGGACCCGCACGAACAGCTTGTCACGGTCGACGCGGCGCGCGCCGGCGCAGGCCAGGCTGCGGCCGCCCTGCACCGGCACGAAGTTCATGTCGGGCGCGACCTCCATCGAGGCGGCCCCCACCTCGTCGAAGGTGGTGCCCTGGTAATGGCCGCCCACCACGTTCTTGCCCGCGTGCAGCGCGGTGGGGTGGTAGTTGTCGGCGGCGTTGTCCTGCACCTGCAGCCAGTTGCAGTGCTGGAAGTTGCTGTAGGGCACCAGCTCGTCGCCCTCCAGCACCGTGAAATCACCCTCCCATTCCGGGAACGGCGGCTCCTCCTCGGGCGGCCCCATGTAGGCGAACACCAGCCCGTGGCGCTCGATCGCCTTGTAGGCGCCCTGCCGGATCGAGCAGGCGAACTTCTCGGCCTCCTTCTCCTCGCCCTTCGGGAAGGGCACGTGCAGGCAACTGCCGTCGACGTCGAACACCATGCCGTGATAGCAGCACATGATGCCGTGCTCCTGGATCGCGCCGTATTCGAGCGAGGCGCCGCGGTGCACGCAATGCGCATGCAGCACGCCGACCCGGCCGCTGCCGTCGCGGAAGGCCACCAGTTCCTCGTTGAGGATCTTCAGGAAGCGCGGCGTGTCGGTCAGCTCGATCGACATGCAGACGGGATGCCAGAAGCGCCGCATGAATTCGCCCATCGGCGTGCCGGGGCCGGTTTCGGTCAACTCCGGATCGTGCTCGGGCACCTTGTTGGTGTAGTAGC contains:
- a CDS encoding Rieske 2Fe-2S domain-containing protein — its product is MSVKSDKLDEQRSAGGAAPVAKKLIPYGGYYTNKVPEHDPELTETGPGTPMGEFMRRFWHPVCMSIELTDTPRFLKILNEELVAFRDGSGRVGVLHAHCVHRGASLEYGAIQEHGIMCCYHGMVFDVDGSCLHVPFPKGEEKEAEKFACSIRQGAYKAIERHGLVFAYMGPPEEEPPFPEWEGDFTVLEGDELVPYSNFQHCNWLQVQDNAADNYHPTALHAGKNVVGGHYQGTTFDEVGAASMEVAPDMNFVPVQGGRSLACAGARRVDRDKLFVRVQHQVLPNLSLHAYTSEDGSRKKLFSRFHIIRWTVPVDDENSKMIGWRVMGPGIDTRGVGNKELVGYESIDFLEGQVALRRPERFGNYKLEDLPPIPSNHRERPNYKQAQYAPGDYEAIISQRPIAVHALEHPTRFDAGLYQFRKLLRDAVRGTNPAASARGFAEWLREMAGAPNSYCSGNVFEIAEGETVEEEVRRRRQVLKSVIEILTQSESMTGQARAEFVRGRFDELEGSLKR